The Actinomycetota bacterium genomic sequence ATATCTTGCAATATATTTTGAACCAATATATTAAAAATCACTCCCGGCTTTCAGAGCTAAGTCCGGACTTGAATTGTTCCCTTCCTTTTTCAATAGCAGACAGAATTTTATGAAGAGCAGCTTCAAGGTTGGCAAGCTTTTCATCTGCATAGTCTTCTGCTTCAAGCCTTATAGTTCTTGATCTTGCTTCTGCAACTGCAAGCATGTCTTCTGATTTTCTGGTGGCATTCTTTAAAATCTCAGTTTCGTTTACAAGCATATCAGCTCTTTCCTTTGCTTCCCTGATTATTCTTTCTGACTGCCGCTTGGATTCTTCTATCATGCCTTCTCTTTCCTTTACTATCCATCTTGCCTGTCTGAATTCTTCAGGAAGAACATTTCTCAGTTCG encodes the following:
- a CDS encoding ATPase; the protein is ELRNVLPEEFRQARWIVKEREGMIEESKRQSERIIREAKERADMLVNETEILKNATRKSEDMLAVAEARSRTIRLEAEDYADEKLANLEAALHKILSAIEKGREQFKSGLSSESRE